GaccttttgacaaaaaaaaaatagagatatTTCACATGGAAAATTAAACTTTATATGTTTCGGATCAAAATTGCTGTGGCGTGAGGAAAACTGTATGCTACTTTCAACTTGGATTTATTCTACAAATATAATAGCACATTGTGTATTTTGATGAGTTACGGTTTATTAAAGTTGGGATCCCATTTGTAGTTGTAGgattaaaaaatgaaataaattactCGATACTTGAATCAAGGTCGATTTGATAAGAGTTCATTTGACTTTGATTCGTGAACTAGTCAAATAAAGTTTGAATAGTATTTTATacttaataaattttaaactCAGCTCGAGTTTTATTTGATTAgtataaaattatattttatatataaaaatttcaaattactcaGACATGactcaataaatttttttttgagtctGGTTtggtaaataaataaacaaaatatcaaattcattaaaataataaaaaaagctcaaaacaaatatttttttaaagtatAATGACTTAAATTTGAGACATTTCAATTACACTTTCTTTTCTGAACCATCCAATCCATTATTTTCCTAAGTTCgattaaattcatttatatccctAGACATCATAAAAAAACTGATGAACATTCTTAATTTTGAAGACTCTGACATATGTCTACAACGTAATATTTAAATTACTAACGCTCTTAATAACTTACAAGGACAAAAGAATTTATATGCTTAGGATTAGCTTGTCAGAACAAAAAAAGCTTAGGATTAGAACATTAATTCTAGAgattgtttggataggagtttatttggatgatttatttgagataattattgtagtaatttttgtgatgtgatacatgtgagataaaaaaggtaattgggataTGTAAagctaattattttatttcaaatcttCTCAGTCCAAATACACCCTAGAGTTCGTacatatttgaaaaaaatatgtaCCCCTAGAGTTCGtaccattattttttttattatttgaaaaaaatctaTTTCAATTGCATCATAAGCAAGCTTTCCAACAATACTTTTATCTATTTAACTACTATTTTAtctcacataaatcaaatcATAAAAAGTATATAATGTCATTATAAATAGTTTTTCTGAATAATGGGTATCGAAATACCCTATTTTAGgttgccttttatttggaaattttttttaagtagtATGTTTTTTCAACTACTGTTTTGCATTCTTTTGTGAAAGTATTGTAtagttttttttatataaaaaataaattacttCTGAAAACGCAATTTAAATGGAATGATCAGGTCCGTTCTTATTTGCGAAACAACTAAAAGGCAAGCTAAAATTATTTTCGTTTTATATTATTAGAGGTACAAAAATATCACCTAATTTTCTAAATTGTAAACCGAATATCCAATCTGGGCCGGTCATTTTCAGACTCTACTCGTAAATAGATCAATGCCGTCGATTTAGTTCCCGATTTGAAATTCCGCCCAGTGTCACTGACACTCCAGTCCGACATGGCATAAAACCGTATTTTAAATCCGGAATTGAAGTCCGGAGTATAAATTCACAGTCCCGAAAAGGTGCACCCAGCACTAATGCTCGAAGTGTGAAATCGTTGAAAgcagagagatagagagagagggagagagagagtgaagaGTGCGACTCGAACAGCTTCTCGGTTATCAAAGCGAGCTCAATAATCACCGTGAgttcatttttccccttttcttacTCGTAATTTgtgttcaaattttaaatattttgctCGTTTTTCctcttaattagttatttgcCGGTATTTTTTGTGTAAAGTTGGGACTTTGTGCAGCTTAGGGTTTTTCGGTAACTCAATTTGggaaatttgttaatttttgaTGATATTGTTACTTCATTAGTGAAATTTTGAGCTTTTGTGTTTGTATTTAGTTACTGTCCTGTTGATACTGTAGATCTTGATTGGCTAATAATACGCGCTCTTTTTTGTGCGCAGATTGTACctacaaatttatttttttaatgcatGCGCCTGTTAACTTTTCTGCAAAGTTTGTGCTGCATTTGTTATGAATTACTGCTTTTATGCCTTTTTTCCCTTCTCCTTTTGTGTTTAACTCAATATTCTCCTCATTTGATTTTGTGCGTATGTGCTGTTTACTAAttaattttgttggtttttgcCCCTTGTTGAGCAAAGGCTGGATTTTTGGTTTGGAGTATTTGtttgaagtttatttgaaatggGAGAGGAAGATGCTGTGCCTGAGGTAGCAGAGGCCACAGCAAATGGGGAAGCTGCTCCAGAGGAAAAGAGTGGAACAGGGgcagagaaggtggaaaaagaagaagtaaCTGAAATGGAAGAGGACAAGAAAGATGATGAGAATGTTGAGGTTCAGAAAATGGATGTAGACAAAGAAGgtgaagaaactgaagaaaagaaagaagaatttgagggagaagaaaaagagggcaaAGTGGAAGAAGGAAATGAAGAGAATAAGGGTGAGGAGGTGGAAGAGGATGCAGGCACTAAAGTGAATGAAGAGAATGAGGAGGAGAAGGTTGAAGCAGAAGTTGACGGATtgaaagaggaaaaggaaaacttGGAAGATGTTAAAGAGGATAAAGAAAGTGTTAAAGAGCAGAAAGGTTCAAAAAAGCGTTCAAAAAGAAAGCCCGTTTCTGGGGAAAAGgacaaaagcaagaaaaaggaggtggaaaagaaaaagaaagaggagccAAAAACTCCTGCTGCTCCTGCAATTGAACGGCCTGTACGTGAAAGGAAATCTGTAGAGAGGCTGGTGGCAGCAATTGACAATGAAGGTGCCAAAGAATTCCGTATTGAAAAGGTTCTCATCCCCCTTTCCTGTTATTTCTGTGTTTTGTTGGCTTAGAGGGAAAAAtacattagttttgttttttaatttacCTTCTTGCTTGGAGATTTACTTTGTGTTTTAATTGTTATCCAGGGTCATGGAACTGCTCTAAAAGATATCCCTAATGGTATATTTCTAGACAATTTCTATTCTGCTTGCATTTGCAaatcttttttttcaataaatgtGCTTGTCATTTTCTTTCTGATGGGAGCAATATGCAACCCTTTAACCGGGCAAAAGATACTTCCCTGCTGTGATGCAACTATCTACTTCTAATTGGCCCATCAATCTAATTTCATAGTCAGCTCCCTCTTTTTGGTTGTTGGATTATGTGGTATGTTGGTAGTAGCCCAAATCTAAATGAAATAATACTGCTGCTAGTAAGTGCTGAACCATTGGTATGCCAGGAGAATATCTTAAATGCTATAAATTGCTTGTCTATGGTGGATTTATTGTGTCAACTATCACTCAATTTTGATATGTTTTAtttaagcttttttttttgaaaagttgtATGTAAACTGTTTTGTGTTTCCAGTTGTAATGGATGTTTATCTGTTATCTGCTACTTGGGTTCaaagcatttttctttttggaatttTCTCGTCCTTGTCTATTTAGTCCAATAGACGGATGCTTCTCCAAAATATGGATAAATGGTCTCTTTGTTATTGTGGTACAAGGAGTTTCAACATAGTTATCAGTCATGGTATATCGCTGCTCTACATGAGAGCATAGGGACAGTGTTGGGATGATTGGTTAGAACTTAACAACGAAACAGTTGCTTAAGCAAAGTTTGGTTATTGAAGAAAATACGTTGGCCATAGGTTAGTTACATCAGAAATTGGTAAAAGATTATTTGTAGGACTAAGGTTTTTGTCGTTGCCCTGGAGTGTGCAATTTTGAGAATCTTTACGAAGACTCTTTGCCTTCTAATTGACTTTGCCACAACAGACAATTCTCAAAAGTCTATACGCAgatcatttttttctttgtacTTTTAATGGGTGGAGTTACTGTTTGGTTTGTTTCTAACATTCTTGTAGGCATACGCTCAACAAACAGACTTTCTATGTAAATTATGTACCAATTTTCAGCAAAACTAGAGCATCCAGGAATATGTACCTGCCTGATATTGGTCTCCTATTTGGTGCTTTACAGCCACTCTAAGCGGTGGGTAGACAGGGGTACTAAGGCCCCATTTTCGGTTGTGGTTTGGTGAGCATCTTTCACAGAATTTAGGAGTAGAACTTTTGGCCATTCAAGCAGTTTTGGCATAAGCTTAAAATTGGTGCTTTTAGAGCAACTTTTatgttcaaaaataaaaaattaactttaacaattttattataaattttgaactaaatcaagagataaatatGTTAGAAATTCAAAAATATGTATTGTGAAATAGAAAAAGTACTTAGGCAAGTATGCATCCAAACAATATGATTTACCACTTAATAAGTACTTTGACAATAAGTTCTATTAATGAAGTGCTTCTTGATAAGTCACCGCAACCCCCAAATGGGCCCTAAGTATATCAATCTTGTAGTCAACGTTTTGATTCTAATTTGTGCCTAAAACTTTGTGCTAGGGAATGTGGaagttaaaatttcaaatttagtaATATGAGTATTCTGAATGCTCGTGCTTTTCTTAGTAAAAAAATGTGTACTGCTATCTAGGCCAGTATTCATCTCAAAAGACGTGTTAACCTCCCTGCACAAAAGCCAAGTCTAAACCACAGATACAAATTTTTATGAACTATGACATTGTGCACTCTCCTCCTCTGGGTCTGAATGACAACATAGCTGCACCAGTGACAACCTATCCTTCCTCAATCCATCTAGGACGCCATCTGACTGATGCATAAATCAGACTGTCTTTAACAGCACAACAAGTGTAAGAACCACAACAGCACTATTATGGAAGATCTTGACAGGCTTCATCTGCCTGGTCAAGAATTTGTGTCCTGTAGGCACTCAAAAGCTTAAtggtttatttgatttgatcaACCTCACTCTGTATGCAGCCATGCAAATGCTGCCTAATAACAATATCCTTTATTCCAAAAAAAGCCTTGTTGACATCGACGAGGGTGTGGCCCCTGACCACTGGCTTCTTGTGGAAGGGGGAGGTCCTAAAATGATGACTTAAACACTGATCTTGCAGCTTGTTGGCTGTGACGCATTGTGCTTAAAAAGCAGCTGGAAGTGTGGAGGCAGCTGCTAGTTGCAATTACACTATGTCTGGATTTTGGTTCACTGGTTATTGGCATGAAAAGATGGCCAACATGGGTTCTGAAATGGCTTTGATTCCCTTtaatggaaaatgatgaataGTTGTTTTAAATCTATCCCTGTATTTGATTATTAGGAGggaatttttttgtagaaaatcgTAGAAAGCTCACTTTTACAGTTATTAATATATACTTTTCTGGTATGCCTGCTATGCAGCTGAAAAGAACAGTTGAATTTAAAGCCATTATCTAAACCCTATTTTCTGTTCCAGTGGCATACAAATTAGCAAGGAAGAAGAGTGATGATACTTTCAAGTTGCTGCATACAATACTGTTTGGGAGGAGAGGAAAGGTGATGtttcataaattgaattttgCATTATTTCTGTCTCTTGGTTTGGCTCATTTGATACCTTgctttgacaacttttctctgcTGCTTTAGTAAGTTGCGTGGATAATATCAGATACATCTGGGTGTCCATCTAAGTGTCATGGGATAGCTAATTTACTAACTCGAGTTTGGACACTTCCACACCGACCGTGTCATTAGGAATCCAACCCCTCcaaatcccccccccccccaaaaaaaagctTAATATTCGGGATGCATATCTTAACAGTTCTGCAAAAGTATTACGTTTTATCCTACACATATGGTAATCAGAGGACTGTGCTGTAGAGTAAAAAATTGTTGCAGTGGAATAAACTGTTTAGATTTCTAACTATATTTGTGATTGGAGCTAACATTTGTGTTGCTAATCATTTCCCAACTGCAAATATATATACTGATTAGAGGTGGTTACTTGATAGCCTGGTAGATTTTCTGTGACTAACCTTTCGATTCTATAGTCCATAAAAGTGTTGTAAATCAATGGAATGGTCCTTTGGATGATTTATTACTAATTATCATTGTATTAAAAAGtgaaatttgagaatttgaattGATCTGATCAAAAATTGGTTTTTCCTCGCACATTTTCTGTGTTCACATCCTTCGCAAAATGTTCTCAAAAGAACCTTCTATATTGGTAAGGATTCCACATACACCCGCCCCTGAAAGCTATAAAGAGAGGAAATAGATATAGGATGAGCATTAGATATTATGAAATGTTTTATCAGGATACTGACTTACTCAACCACTTATCACACTCTCTGTCATgcaacttttgatgattacctGCAACTACCTTGACATTATACATTATTGTGCATGTTGTGTTTGTTTCAGTTGACTACAACTCTGTTGTTatgattgtaatttttttctaGTGCAGGCAACTCAGATCAAGAGTAACATTTCACGGTTTTCTGGCTTTGTTTGGCATGATAATGAGGTAAACAAACATAGTGTCACTTATTTCTTCTATTTCACATGATATGAAATCTTGAAGCGTCTTAAATATGATTACACTCgcaggaaaaacaaaaaataaaagtaaaagaaaagttGGACAAGTGTGTGAAAGAGAAATTGTTGGAGATATGTGATGTGCTTGATATACCAGTTGTGAAGACTAATACAAGGAAGGTTAGTTTCTTTGTTTGTGTTGCTCTTTCTGTTGGAATCTTTTGCGAGTATTGTAATAGCAGTGCCCAAGATCTACAGAagacatttatttcattttgagAAGTACATCTGTTCTCATTTCAACTGCAACATCAATCATTTGGATATTTCTATTTGAAACGAGGTTCAATTCACTGATTCCAAGCACTCGGTCATAGTTTTTGTTTGGATGCTATAATGAAGTTGCCTATGTTgcaaaatttggaattttaatgCATTGCATCTCTTATGCACAAGCTTCAATTTGATTGAATTCTTTGTACAGGAAGATATTGTTGTAAAGTTAATAGAATTTTTGGAGGCTCCTCATGCTACATCTGATGAGTTGCTTGCTGACAAGGAACTGGTTGGTTGCCTTGACTTCCCACCTAAAATTTTAACTCTAAAGAGGAACTTTTGTTTCTCTCATCAAGAGATGAGGATCGTAATTTTCTTTCCTGTTATGTTTCTCATATTATATCTTTTGTATGTTGATCAGTCAAGTAAAGGGAAGAAGCGAAAGAGGGTCAGTAAAGGTAGTGGATCTGCAACGGGAAGCACACCTTCAAAAAGCTCAGCTAAGGTATTGACTCTCTGGTATAAAGAAGAATACTTTAGCTCTTGTTAGTTCTTGAAAAGTAGGAACAAGGTTCTACTTGTAACTGGTCTCTGGCTTAAGTTTCGTCACCTTGGTTTTGACATCTGTAATTCAAAGTTTCTGCCTTTAAATCACTTTTTAAGTAGCTGTACTGCAATCCATAATAAATGTTTGTTTGCTGTCAGAGTTGAGGTTGGGGACACTCGTTTTTTCCATGTTGGTCCAATACAAGCATGATATTTCTGCACAGGGTAAATTTATTGGGTTTGAGAATAGTGGTTCATGGATTTATTTCTGTTTAAATGCAGTTCTTTGGGGCAGCATAGGTATGCAGTAGTTATTCCttttaagggttagattaattAAAAAGATGATATTTGTTTTTAATGATGGCTTTCAAACATGGTATGGAGGCATACAATTGTCTTGTTTCTTTGCTTAGGCATTTCTTTACCAGTTGCTTAATTTGGGTTGGGTTCAATTTTCGTGTTCACTGTTTTCTTCTTAGATTTTACTCGGGGCTCTTTTCACCGTGTATAGTAGATTCTATCTCTATATTGATCTTAGATGCCTTCATTTGCATGTGGACAAATTCTAAACAAGTGACTGTAATTCTCTCCTAGTGTCTATGGCACACTCCTAAAACACcaagaaatagaaaaacaaaaggaaataaGAGCTTATTACCTCATAttcattctatttttttttttttgaaatacacatcaGAGTCAAAAAAAGACTGACACTGCATCTGAAAAAGGCGAGAAAAAGGATGTGTCTGAATCGGAAGACGAATCAGAAGAagtagaggaagaagaagaggaacaGGAGGAAGCAGATGAGGAGGAGAATGCTAATGGTGTACCAGAAAAATCAGATGATGAGTTGTCTGATCAAGCTGAAAGTGACAAGGAACATGAGTCTGAAGCTAATTCTgaggaggaaaaaggaaaggacAAGCATGGCTCTAAGAAGGCACCAACAAAGGAGGACTCTGCAGGAAGCTCTAAGAGTAAAAGAGTTTCTACACCTAAAAAGTCGAGTCCACCATCCAAGTCCACACCTTCCAAGACACCACCAAGTCGTTCGAAGGTCACTCAAAAAACCATTTCCAGCCCAAAGGTGTCctcaaagaagaagacaatGGAAGTAGATGCTAAGGAGAGGACCTCAACTGCCAAGAAATCTGCGTCCAAAGAGAGTACTGGTAACTCATATTTTGCCTTGTATGCATTTTTTAAAGTCAATGAAGCCTATGAAGTCGTTTGTCTGGCCTGTGTGTAGTGTTGATATTACATGCACCTTGTGATTTAGTTAATATTGTCAAACCGCACTACCACCTTTATGTCATCTGTTTGGTGTACTCCCAAATTATGTTTCCATTATTGGCGTCATCTACATGCTGAATTACCAAAGAAAAATTCACAAATTTCATGTTGAAGTTGAAAAATTACAATTTTCCCCTCAAAATTTACATATCTGGTTTTGTGGTTTTTTGGTCTCCTTGAAGGTAAAAAGGTTGACAAAGGGAGAGAAAAgcctaaagaagaaaaattgaagcCGAGCGATGCTGCACTCAGAAAGGCGATTTGTGAAATTCTTAAAGAGGTTGACTTTAACACGGTGAGTATCTGATCTTCATCTACTCTTTTAGCTGCTGCCTTGGGGGTTTATTTTCGTGTAGCCGTTTGTGCTATTCCTCATTGATGCTTTGGCTCATGCTGTTTCATCTATCTGTTGCATCTGCAGGCTACGTTTACTGACATTTTGAAGCAACTTGGTATGGTTCCTTGTATTATAGTGttcattatttttaatttgatgTCATCCTACATGCCCTTTTTGTTCATAGAATACTGGTACtaggtttattttcttttcttttcatttatttttctgaaAATTTGACTTCTGTGGGTGTGGGTGGGTGAATCAAGTAAGGTGGGAATTATTTGCAAATGCTCGTGTTCTTTAGCATCCATTTGAAAACTGTCACTGATTTGGAGATTGCCCTTTGGTCATTAACAAAATTGGGGGTGCAATCTGTAACTTGGCCTCTCCCTTGCTATTTGTATCTGTAGCTCCTGGATTTGATAGAACATCACAACTTAGGCCTTGGAGGGTGATGAGAGATTCATTCTGTAAGACAGTTTAGGAAAAGATCCTTTCTTCAGTGAGGAGTTATCTCTTTTTGGATGACAAAATTGGTATTCTCATTATTTTCAGCCAAGAAATTCAATACAGATCTCACGCCCAGAAAATCATCTATAAAGCTCATGATCCAGGATGAGCTTACAAAACTAGCTGATGAAGCAGATGATGAGGAAGACGAGGGTGATGCTGAAAAAGATGAAAGACAGCCTTCAAGCCAAGATGTTGTGGCCTGAGAATCTAGATAGGAAATGACCACAGAGATATAATGGTAAAGCCTTTTGTGACTgacgtttttctttctttgtagtCTCGTGTTTCTGATTGTTAAGGTAGTTGTAATCTATTTTCTAGCGTTCATTTCACTGGCAAACTTGTGTATCCTGGGATCCCCCCATAGTTGCCTCCTTTGTATCTGCTTAAAATCGCACCCTGTTATGTACAACCCATACCATTGTAggagttttattttctttcttgttttcgtGGCCTTTTTTGGGCTAAATAACTGAACCTTAGTGGAGTATCAACAGATGTTTAACTGTGTTGTTTTGTGTCGGGAGCATCATCATGCTGGATTAACATCCATACTCTGCGTTCATAAGGCTTTGCCAATGCAACTACTCTCTATGCTGTTCTCCATGTTCTTCTTTAGGGAAGGTGGGTAGGTTGGGCAATCTCTGTTTCCAAGATTAGTATGTCGTATATCACATGCAAATTTATGACAAAAGTCTGAAGTTGAACTTCTCCAGGCTCTGGTCGGTACGATCTACTGAGCTGTGGTGTTCACTGGATTTCGACAAAGAATTCGCGAATTActgtatttttattttgtcgCTATAGCAAGTGTTATTTCTTCTCATTTTACCGCAATATAGATGCTCTTGATTTACAAGGAGCGAGTCTTGTATCCCCTTTTTGGTTTTTGGTGACATGTCTGGCGCACCTTGCGGAATAGGTAATCGCTCTCGTGAAACTTGTGGAAGTGGACAATAAGTGGAAAACAATACAATGTGAGTTTAGAAATTGTGACGTAATCTCGGTGCTTTATGTCAATGTCATGGTCAGCACAGTGttgttatcaattttttttttttttaaattttaaaaacttttctAGCTGTTCAGTACTTGAGTTGCCCGGGACAAATGGATCCACCTTGTGGTTGTGGTAGTGGAGCACTCGTTAAAAAAAGTGTAGAATGACTGTAGTCGTTGCAGTGCCTAATGGGACAAAAGTGGATGCATTGATACCATTGGTGATATAGGATCGTAGGACTTGGTCGTTGGGTTGACAAAAGCAAATTCCAATCCTTGTTGGGTGCATTTAAACAGTGTGGTCGCAACTGTAACGGTGCCTTCAACCGCAGggattacaaaaaaaaacatgaagaCCGCTGGCAGGATTGAATTTCGTTGTTTTGATTCATCTTTCATGGGTTTTTGCTGCGCCGCTGAATCAATTTGAAGATATGGAGATGGTTGAGATTTTACTCTCTTTCGTGCATAGGGGAAATTGCTCCGATTCGATGCACGTTTCTTGTAAATAAAATATCTTCCATAGCTTTCATTGGATTAAGATAGATAGAGTGAAGACAGGAGAACAAGATGAATTATCTTCTTTATGCCTGCCTCGTGGGCCGATCCACGTTCAAGCagaaaatcaccaaaaaaatgCCCTCTCATCGTTGCAGGCCTCCCCGACTGGCAGTTGAAAGCTTAGCCATAATGATGACGTGGAAAGACGCATGATCATTCAATCTTTATGTGCTGACACTTGCCAAGCTCTCAAGGGTCCACTTGGTTCCCAGAttaacaaaattgaagaaaaaatgaaagcaCTTTGTACTGAGTGACTGACTTTGCATCATGGgccttttccttttattgcttCGCATGTGCGCGTTTAATGCAATCACTAACCACAACCGCAGCCAAAAGCTTTCTATAGTTTTTCTATTGGTGGACTGTTGTCAAAAAAGAAATTGTTTAATGACAAAGAAGCTTGTACTACTATTTAAATGGTAAGCAGCAGGTAAATCCCCCAGAAAAAAGGGCATTGCAATTCTGATACCTAACGTAAAAGGAAGTTATTCATATGATTTGATTGTACTTCATAATATCTCACTTGTATGCCAAGGAAGCAGAATAAGTCTCACATAAGTATAGTATACTACGAGGGTAATAATAATCCATAACAGATCCGAATGTCGATTGTCAATCACaattttctctccctctctcatttttttttttttttttttttttttttgaggtgggGAGCAAGGAAGTAAATCACAAATCACCTCACTCGTGTCgtggctctctctctcttaagtcTTAAGTCTTAACTGCTGTGCTGAAGTGAAGTCCAACTGAACTACTACTACCTTATAGTACTGCTGCTCTACATCAGTCTTGAAAGCCGACAAAACTTTCAAAAGGCTTATTACCCCTACCTAACCGAAAAAAACGAGATTTTAGTCGAATCAAATTCAAATCCTCATGTACATTCATACTACCAACATATTTCTTATACATGTATAGGAACAATTCCTATATAATATTCCATTTTGAACATATATAGAAAATATTAAAACATTCCCAATTTCATTTCAGCTGCTACTACTATTTGTCAATCATTCCCGGCAAGGCAATGGCAATCTGCTGTAGTATATTGCCTACCTTGGCCTTCCTGGGGCAGATGAACCGGATCCCAGGTAACCCGATCCAACCTTTCCGGGCCCCCCACCAGGCATCTGGTTGTAAACCCCAGAGCCGTACACGTGCCCCTGATGATGCTGCTGCTGATGCGCTGTCCCCATCATGAGCCCGGTTGCACCCCCATACATCCCACCGCCACCCTCCCCTACATAACTTCCCCCAGAATTCCCCATATTCACAACGCTGCCATTCCCCCCGCCGCCTTCTTTCTCCTGCCGTCCGGCCATGGCACTCTTCTCCCCTTCCATGTCCCTAAACCTCTGCAAATAAATCTTCAAGGGCTCCACATAATCTTCAAACCCCAGAGTGGTCATGGCCCACAACAAATCATCACCGTTGATGGTCTTCCTCTTCTCCCTTTGACACTTGTCAGAGGCTTCTCCGGTGATGAAGCTGATGAACTCAGAAACACACTCTTGAACTGTTTCTTTAGCATCTTTTGATATCTTTGCATTTGCAGGCAAAGCTTTCTTCATGATTCTGCTGACGTTCGCTATGGGAAGAAACCTGTCTTGTTCTCTGGGAGAGCTTTCACTGAGGTTGTTGCCATCTCTGTTTCCTCCGGACTCGTTGTCAGAATCAGCCATTGTTGCAAAGTAGTCAAAGATTGgattctttttttaattaattttgctTCAAGAAGAGTCCCAACCCTAAAAAAGCTACCTTTTTAATTCGCTAATATATAGTGCAGTGAGAGTAAAGCGGAAGTCTTGGTGGatttgaaaagcaaaaaaaaaaaaaaaaggcttctCTTGGGAAGGCACAACTGGGCTCTGATTACAGATAGAAACCGGATGTTAATTATGAGTGACGAactatttcaataattaaagaGAGAAGAAGCTATGGGAGGAAATTAAAAAGACTGCTTAGTTTTTGATCATTTCCGAAATTCCACTGAAATGGGATTTTTCTGTGAATAAAATAAAAGGCTTTTGAAGGAACTTTGAGAGTGAAAGTTTAGAACTTGCAGATGAAGCGATCATGAATGATTGAGAGAGTACAAGCA
The DNA window shown above is from Coffea arabica cultivar ET-39 chromosome 5e, Coffea Arabica ET-39 HiFi, whole genome shotgun sequence and carries:
- the LOC113687712 gene encoding DEK domain-containing chromatin-associated protein 4-like isoform X1, with protein sequence MGEEDAVPEVAEATANGEAAPEEKSGTGAEKVEKEEVTEMEEDKKDDENVEVQKMDVDKEGEETEEKKEEFEGEEKEGKVEEGNEENKGEEVEEDAGTKVNEENEEEKVEAEVDGLKEEKENLEDVKEDKESVKEQKGSKKRSKRKPVSGEKDKSKKKEVEKKKKEEPKTPAAPAIERPVRERKSVERLVAAIDNEGAKEFRIEKGHGTALKDIPNVAYKLARKKSDDTFKLLHTILFGRRGKATQIKSNISRFSGFVWHDNEEKQKIKVKEKLDKCVKEKLLEICDVLDIPVVKTNTRKEDIVVKLIEFLEAPHATSDELLADKELSSKGKKRKRVSKGSGSATGSTPSKSSAKSQKKTDTASEKGEKKDVSESEDESEEVEEEEEEQEEADEEENANGVPEKSDDELSDQAESDKEHESEANSEEEKGKDKHGSKKAPTKEDSAGSSKSKRVSTPKKSSPPSKSTPSKTPPSRSKVTQKTISSPKVSSKKKTMEVDAKERTSTAKKSASKESTGKKVDKGREKPKEEKLKPSDAALRKAICEILKEVDFNTATFTDILKQLAKKFNTDLTPRKSSIKLMIQDELTKLADEADDEEDEGDAEKDERQPSSQDVVA
- the LOC113687712 gene encoding DEK domain-containing chromatin-associated protein 3-like isoform X2, yielding MGEEDAVPEVAEATANGEAAPEEKSGTGAEKVEKEEVTEMEEDKKDDENVEVQKMDVDKEGEETEEKKEEFEGEEKEGKVEEGNEENKGEEVEEDAGTKVNEENEEEKVEAEVDGLKEEKENLEDVKEDKESVKEQKGSKKRSKRKPVSGEKDKSKKKEVEKKKKEEPKTPAAPAIERPVRERKSVERLVAAIDNEGAKEFRIEKGHGTALKDIPNVAYKLARKKSDDTFKLLHTILFGRRGKATQIKSNISRFSGFVWHDNEEKQKIKVKEKLDKCVKEKLLEICDVLDIPVVKTNTRKEDIVVKLIEFLEAPHATSDELLADKELSSKGKKRKRVSKGSGSATGSTPSKSSAKSQKKTDTASEKGEKKDVSESEDESEEVEEEEEEQEEADEEENANGVPEKSDDELSDQAESDKEHESEANSEEEKGKDKHGSKKAPTKEDSAGSSKSKRVSTPKKSSPPSKSTPSKTPPSRSKVTQKTISSPKVSSKKKTMEVDAKERTSTAKKSASKESTGKKVDKGREKPKEEKLKPSDAALRKAICEILKEVDFNTATFTDILKQLAPGFDRTSQLRPWRVMRDSFCKTV
- the LOC113743431 gene encoding nuclear transcription factor Y subunit B-3-like, with the translated sequence MADSDNESGGNRDGNNLSESSPREQDRFLPIANVSRIMKKALPANAKISKDAKETVQECVSEFISFITGEASDKCQREKRKTINGDDLLWAMTTLGFEDYVEPLKIYLQRFRDMEGEKSAMAGRQEKEGGGGNGSVVNMGNSGGSYVGEGGGGMYGGATGLMMGTAHQQQHHQGHVYGSGVYNQMPGGGPGKVGSGYLGSGSSAPGRPR